In Aythya fuligula isolate bAytFul2 chromosome 19, bAytFul2.pri, whole genome shotgun sequence, one genomic interval encodes:
- the DBH gene encoding dopamine beta-hydroxylase, with protein sequence MAKARRAAAVLPSMQTSGSKKCPCLGFKLREVASVYFTMVAVFLVILVVALQGSAPRGTYFPYKVPLDPQGLLELSWNVSYPEQAVYFQILSRELKFGLLFGMSDRGEFENADLAVLWSDGHSSYFGDAWSDAKGHLHMDSQQDYQLLGAQSATEGLYILFRRAFSTCDPKDYLIEDGTVHLIYGILEQPVRSLQAINISAIHRGLQRVQLLKPNITIPELPSDMKTMEITAPGVVIPSQETTYWCYMAELPDGFAKHHIIMYEPVITAGNEALVHHMEVFQCAAELDSIPPYNGPCDAKMKPEQLNYCRHVLAAWAMGAQAFYYPEEAGLAFGGPGSSRYLRLEIHYHNPLVFKGRRDSSGIRLYYTGSLRRYDAGIMELGLVYTPVMAVPPGETAFVLTGYCTDKCTQRALPAAGIRIFASQLHTHLAGRKVVTVLARDGRERQVVNADGHYSPHFQEIRMLKELVAVFPGDELITACTYNTEDRTKVTVGGFGIMEEMCVNYVHYYPQTQLELCKSAVDPGYLHRYFSLVNRFNDEEVCTCPQVSVPQQFSSIPWNAFNRDVLKSLYGFAPISMHCNKSTAVRFPGEWEKQPLPSITERLQEPVPHCPPAPGSHPAASVPIKLGEIKRV encoded by the exons ATGGCAAAAGCCAGGAGGGCGGCTGCCGTCCTGCCCAGCATGCAGACCTCCGGCAGCAAGAAGTGCCCCTGCCTCGGCTTCAAGCTGCGGGAGGTGGCGTCCGTCTACTTCACCATGGTCGCCGTCTTCCTGGTCATCCTGGTGGTCGCCCTGCAGGGCTCGGCGCCCCGCGGCACCTATTTTCCCTACAAGGTGCCCCTCGATCCCCAGGGGCTGCTCGAGCTTTCCTGGAACGTCAGCTACCCCGAGCAAGCGGTGTATTTCCAGATCCTCAGCAGGGAACTCAAGTTCGGGCTCCTCTTCGGGATGTCGGACCGGGGAGAGTTTGAGAACGCGGACCTGGCCGTGCTCTGGAGCGACGGGCACAGCTCGTATTTTGGG gaTGCCTGGAGCGATGCCAAGGGGCACCTCCACATGGACTCGCAGCAGGACTaccagctcctgggggctcAGAGCGCCACCGAGGGGCTCTACATCCTCTTCAGAAGAGCCTTCAGCACCTGTGACCCCAAGGACTACCTTATAGAG GACGGCACCGTGCACCTCATCTATGGGATCCTGGAGCAACCCGTCCGCTCCCTGCAAGCCATCAACATCTCTGCCATCcacagggggctgcagagggtgCAGCTGCTAAAGCCCAACATCACCATCCCCGAGCTGCCCAGCGACATGAAGACCATGGAGATTACGGCCCCCGGTGTCGTTATCCCCAGCCAGGAGACGACCTACTGGTGTTACATGGCAGAGCTGCCAGACGGCTTTGCCAAGCACCACATCATCATG TACGAGCCAGTGATCACGGCGGGCAACGAAGCCCTGGTGCACCACATGGAAGTCTTCCAGTGCGCCGCCGAGCTGGACAGCATCCCGCCGTACAACGGGCCCTGCGACGCCAAGATGAAGCCAGAGCAGCTCAACTACTGCCGGCACGTGCTTGCCGCCTGGGCCATGGGCGCACAG GCTTTCTACTACCCCGAAGAAGCAGGGCTTGCCTTTGGTGGTCCGGGCTCCTCCAGATACCTTCGCCTTGAGATTCACTATCACAACCCCCTGGTGTTCAAAG GGCGCCGCGATTCCTCGGGGATCCGCCTCTACTACACAGGCAGCCTGCGCCGCTACGATGCTGGCATCATGGAGCTGGGCTTGGTCTACACGCCGGTGATGGCCGTGCCCCCGGGCGAGACCGCCTTCGTCCTCACCGGGTACTGCACCGACAAGTGCACCCAGCGG GCACTGCCTGCTGCCGGCATCCGCATCTTCGCCTCGCAGCTCCACACACACCTGGCAGGGAGGAAAGTGGTGACGGTGCTGGCACGGGACGGCAGGGAGAGGCAGGTGGTGAACGCCGACGGCCACTACAGCCCTCACTTCCAG GAGATCCGCATGCTGAAGGAGCTGGTTGCAGTTTTTCCG GGTGATGAACTCATCACAGCCTGCACCTACAACACAGAGGACAGGACCAAAGTGACCGTG GGCGGGTTTGGCATCATGGAGGAGATGTGCGTGAACTACGTGCACTACTACCCCCAGACCCAGCTGGAGCTCTGCAAAAGCGCCGTGGATCCGGGCTACCTGCACCGCTACTTCAGCCTCGTGAACAG GTTCAACGACGAGGAGGTCTGCACGTGCCCGCAGGTCTCCGTCCCGCAGCAGTTTTCCTCCATCCCCTGGAACGCCTTCAACAGAGACGTGCTAAAATCCCTCTACGGCTTCGCCCCCATCTCCATGCACTGCAACAAATCCACGGCCGTCCGCTTCCCG GGCGAGTGGGAGAAGCAGCCGCTTCCCAGCATCACCgagaggctgcaggagcccgTTCCTCACTGCCCGCCCGCCCCAGGGTCTCATCCTGCTGCCTCCGTGCCCATCAAGCTGGGGGAGATCAAGAGGGTCTGA